A portion of the Limanda limanda chromosome 3, fLimLim1.1, whole genome shotgun sequence genome contains these proteins:
- the LOC132998745 gene encoding immunoglobulin-like domain-containing receptor 2, whose amino-acid sequence MLLTLKWWIFIACVSGVLPPGCSGVNVFVRDEKRYAVLFQSVVLPCQYTSVSTQTPVVQWVYKSYCRDRTRDSFNYPDSMGGGLGGGGLTGGTGGAGGGYESGKTANYLDCSDSSRTVRMVASISGASITLSEHYKTRDISIINKADLRIGEVQWGDSGVYICKVVISDDLEGQNEAPVELLVLGFSGVPEDLLPDFDLKIMPEWVFVASVALGSVLFLLLFGVCWCQCCPHSCCCYVSCWCCPDTCCCPRHLYEAGKGIKTGTSTPQSPVYPPYFVSGVPTMVPIAPPSLVSQMSSPPPSNGSLLTAMPMHAVGLPYRVPSPQDQDSLRVLQYVEKQLAHFNPSRSISPQSCSLSELSSLHEGETGFRQTYRNIQKKALPAIPDHDPLPEPQRHRDNRSPEPQRYRDNHTSPQRHRDNPNPEPRRCQEEPIPPRRYSDDPPSSSPTRRLGRGQHQQNHSDEENRSRWNPRSEHLHRKSYRSAGRTGSLDELEEFASCYKQRGKRGAEKEEDRGHYEMEFLESNRYPSYRDCPAQHYYNDENEMEDNRDHEDHPRWSRKNGHNISPLPSPTKRRGTWDSDRPAPPPPRVSPPSTSSQEKDYDGTFLNSLLDRKAQLRGVGQGRSGARGEDDSDTPSKGSSKKSSGESSRHCSRSPSNRPEADSLPPYSDTERSRSDRPSPRPPPANTRSPQPPALSLPSHREDPRDKSRKVQSTLLSRDSLIV is encoded by the exons ATGCTCCTGACGCTGAAGTGGTGGATTTTCATCGCTTGTGTTTCAG GCGTCCTCCCTCCCGGTTGCTCGGGGGTCAACGTGTTTGTGAGGGATGAGAAGAGGTATGCTGTGCTGTTCCAGTCTGTGGTTCTGCCGTGTCAGTACACCAGTGTGTCCACGCAGACCCCGGTGGTCCAGTGGGTCTACAAGTCGTACTGCCGCGACCGCACGCGGGATTCCTTCAACTACCCCGACAGCATGGGTGGAGGCCTGGGAGGAGGCGGGCTGACGGGTGGGACcggaggagccggaggagggTACGAGTCGGGGAAGACGGCAAATTACCTCGACTGCTCCGACAGCAGCCGGACGGTCCGAATGGTGGCCTCCATCTCCGGTGCCTCCATCACACTGTCAGAGCACTACAAGACCAGAGACATCTCCATCATCAACA AGGCCGACCTGCGGATAGGAGAGGTCCAGTGGGGAGACAGCGGAGTTTACATCTGCAAAGTGGTTATATCTGATGATCTCGAGGGTCAGAACGAAGCccctgtggagctgctggttcTGG gtTTCTCAGGTGTGCCTGAAGATCTGCTGCCCGACTTTGATTTGAAGATTATGCCAG AGTGGGTGTTTGTGGCGTCGGTAGCGCTGGGAAGTGTGTTATTCCTGCTGTTGTTTGGAGTTTGTTGGTGTCAGTGTTGTCCtcactcctgctgctgctacgtcagctgctggtgctgcCCCGACACATGCTGCTGCCCCAGACACC TGTATGAGGCAGGCAAGGGTATAAAGACGGGAACCTCCACCCCTCAGTCACCTGTCTACCCTCCATACTTCGTCTCTGGTGTTCCGACCATGGTACCCATCGCTCCTCCCTCCCTAGTGAGCCAGATGTCTTCTCCCCCCCCTTCAAACGGCAGCCTACTCACAGCAA TGCCGATGCATGCTGTAGGGCTTCCCTACCGCGTGCCGTCCCCTCAGGATCAGGACTCTCTCAGGGTGCTACAGTATGTAGAGAAACAGCTGGCTCACTTCAACCCCTCCAGATCCATCAGCCCCCAGT CCTGCAGTCTGTCCGAGCTGAGCTCTCTCCACGAGGGAGAAACAGGCTTCCGCCAAACATACAGAAACatccagaaaaaggctctgcccGCCATCCCCGACCACGACCCCCTGCCTGAACCCCAACGCCACCGTGACAACCGCAGCCCGGAGCCACAGCGTTACCGTGACAACCACACTTCACCCCAGCGTCATCGCGATAACCCCAATCCAGAGCCCCGGCGGTGCCAGGAAGAGCCTATTCCTCCGAGACGCTACAGCGACGAtcctccgtcctcctcaccGACGCGCAGGCTGGGACGTGGTCAACATCAGCAGAACCACAGCGATGAGGAGAACCGCAGCAG GTGGAACCCTCGTTCAGAGCATCTGCACAGAAAGTCGTACCGCTCGGCGGGACGCACCGGCTCACTGGACGAGCTGGAGGAGTTTGCTTCTTGCTACaagcagagaggaaagagaggagcgGAGAAGGAAGAGGACCGCGGACACTATGAGATGGAGTTTCTGGAGTCTAATAGATATCCTTCCTACCGTGATTGTCCCGCTCAACATTACTACAATGATGAAAATGAGATGGAAGACAACAGGGATCATGAAGATCATCCCAGATGGAGCAGGAAAAACGGACACAACATAAGTCCACTTCCTTCACCCACAAAGAGGAGGGGCACTTGGGACAGTGATcgtcctgcacctcctcctcccagagTCAGTCCTCCATCGACTTCCTCTCAAGAGAAGGACTATGATGGCACATTCCTGAACAGCCTGCTCGACCGCAAGGCTCAGTTGCGTGGGGTCGGCCAGGGAAGGAGTGGGGCCCGGGGTGAGGACGATTCAGACACTCCCTCCAAGGGCAGCTCGAAAAAGAGCAGCGGGGAATCCAGTCGGCACTGCAGCCGCTCGCCCAGCAACAGGCCCGAGGCAGATTCACTGCCTCCTTACTCGGACACAGAGCGAAGCAGGTCTGACCGGCCATCACCACGGCCCCCCCCAGCAAACACTCGCTCCCCTCAGCCTCCTGCCCTCTCCCTGCCCAGCCACAGAGAGGACCCCAGAGACAAGTCCCGGAAAGTG CAA AGCACCCTCCTGAGCCGAGACTCCCTCATCGTCTGA